The genomic DNA tataatataatatcacaGTAATCACGGTAGATCAAAATAGACTACCATCTGTGTTTATCTATACCATGATACTCACATATGGTAATCTATCggtaatttataaatattattaatttattttgctataccTAAAACATAACATACTCAATtattaactcttttttttgttaattatattgaCACATataggtatatatattaaataaaaatatggatgggattaaacttaattatgtAAGACTATGATATATTGTTACAAGTgaaaccaaagaaacaaaaaatctaaaaaaaacacattaaaGCTCATATATTGTCAAACAAAAAACGTGTTAGCTTTAATTTAACCAAGCTGAtgaatcattttcataatcaatcataccttcttcttcttcacatgcacacttcaaattaaaacctATCTAAATTACACAGGTGGGTGTGCCATAATCTGATGTTTCTTCACGCCGGCCGATGGACGGTGGTGGttcccttctcttttctcCAATCTTGTTCCATCTTCTGCTCTCTGCACTCGGCACTACAAAAAGCTGTATCTCCCCTACAAACAAATCAACCCAAAATCAAACTCACActcaatttttattcataatttttttttctactttaaaattaatatctagttatgttttttttttttttttaacggtAGTTGTTACGACCAGTGATATATTTCAAGCACCACAAAAGGATCAGTATATATGCTTTAgtttcaacaaattaaaacatatattgaGTGTGTGCTAAGTACTACTCCAAGTTTATGATTCGCTTTTTGTATTCTCCAATTTGATTTGAGAAAGTGTTTTCTTTATAACTAAGGTCGGAGACATTCTATGTGactataataaattttcatgtaataaaatatttttcttgatccctgttttttcttttccactttAGTTAGgatgattttggtttttttattttttttttctttaagttaaagtcttttttcttgatttaagatttgaattctaagttgaatttggaaaacaaaaacttttttctttagtttaattttaaagcttgactaatttgttttaaacatGAAATGAGTTTAtgtaaacttaattttcaagaataaaaaagaaaaactaaacaGCTACTAGTAACAGTACACAAGTTATTTGCCTCAGGTATAAACTACGTGTATCgttccaaataaaaaagatatgaGATCAACATAAGTAGATgcaacaaattattattattcttatcaTAATTTTGTAAGAagcataaaaatgaaaaagaagttaaataaCTCAACTAAAAAAGACAGTATAGGAGGATAAgagatgaagagagaaaatcaTACATGTACATATAAATGTCACGGCCGGGAGATAGACGGCGGCGACAGAAGGTGCAACTACGGAGAAAGTGATCGGAAGAACGGTGGTCAGAGTCTTTGTTAAAGCTGGCGGCGGGGGAGAGATTTTTGCGGCCTCTTGGTGACACAAAAGATAACGTATAATTCATTACATCACTATCCAAAGTTTGGGTGCTGCAGATGACTTTAGGAATATCTCCGGTGGTCGGATTCTGATCTTCAGACGGCTGTTGACCCTCGACGTGGCTGAGATCTACGGTGATGCCTGATACACTGGCCGTTCTCTTCATTTGGCCTCGTGGACGCTTCCCGAGTAACATCATATCGTCTTcttagagagaaagagaaggagcGGTTGGGAATAACAGAAGATGAAGAGTGaatgatattataaaataaagaaataaaataaaaataaaaacaaaaagggtaAGTCTAATTTTTGGTTCTATGTTAGGttgaatttgttaaaattatcaATCCACCAAGAATCCCACAACTTTTTTAAGTTAGTGGTTTTGATTATATGATCACTAATACAGTATATCCTTCCCATCGATTTGGAAATTTGTAGAAATGTTTAAccagaatgaaaaatgatggactgaattatacaaaataatctatttgaaatttgtactttgggttaaaaatatttttgtctatacaattttgtatacaaaatttaagtctattcaattttctttacaCTGTTAATACATCATTGCTAAAATGCCTACATGTATATCTTAATCTTATCACtttaaagtatatatagaatgtttaaaaaaattgtacgtATAGTTGTTGTGGTACATGTCATAgccaaatatattttctttctctgtATTTGATTCTTTATTGTTCGGGTGTATTTTGGGAggagattttaattttggaatcttaagaattttatgtttcaactcgattttttttttattgctaaTTGAACATGtaagagaaaaatgagaatatgtacataaaagacaatgaaattatctatatataatttgtttttaaattggttctagaaaaactttaaacaatttgattattgtattatttacaatagaagtattttctttttttattttagagatatttttgtTACTATGTATTAACAGCTTATGCACATATATTAGCAATAAAGCCCAAGGGTTTTCAAAAAATCTTTAggaagtctttttttttttttttttttgaaagtttaaaaataattttaatttttttaaagattattgtgaaaacttttgaaagtttaaaattattttaaagttcaaatgtaTCATGAA from Cucumis sativus cultivar 9930 unplaced genomic scaffold, Cucumber_9930_V3 scaffold78, whole genome shotgun sequence includes the following:
- the LOC116406239 gene encoding FCS-Like Zinc finger 7-like; the protein is MMLLGKRPRGQMKRTASVSGITVDLSHVEGQQPSEDQNPTTGDIPKVICSTQTLDSDVMNYTLSFVSPRGRKNLSPAASFNKDSDHRSSDHFLRSCTFCRRRLSPGRDIYMYMGDTAFCSAECREQKMEQDWRKEKGTTTVHRPA